The proteins below come from a single Chryseobacterium capnotolerans genomic window:
- a CDS encoding site-specific integrase → MNKTFNLLFFIKKNKIRTNGTAPIYLRITIDGKAADIAAKRYIDPKKWDVKAHKALGNSQEAKTLNLYLKTLEQKVYDFHYLMLKEENFVTAESLKSKLLGTDIEQRMLIPIFQEHNDKVEALVGQDFAPGTLERYKTSLKHTQEFINWKYKVSDIDIKQIDHGFISDYDFWLRSVRKCGNNTAVKYLKNFKKIIRLCMAHGWITKDPFLGYKAKIKAVERPYLTKEEIQMIYEKEFTSDRLNQVRDIFLFSCYTGLAYVDVKHLSKSNINVGIDGDQWIFTHRQKTDTSTRVPLLPLAQELVLKYENHQQCGNSDVLFPVLSNQKMNSYLKEIASVCGINKDLTFHIARHTFATTVTLSNGVPIESVSKMLGHTNIKTTQHYAKILDKKVSDDMVALKDLFNSGLNNK, encoded by the coding sequence ATGAACAAAACATTCAACCTGTTATTCTTCATCAAAAAGAACAAGATCAGAACCAACGGAACCGCTCCCATCTACTTACGAATCACGATAGACGGCAAGGCAGCGGACATTGCTGCTAAAAGGTATATCGATCCGAAGAAATGGGATGTTAAAGCACACAAGGCATTGGGTAATTCGCAAGAAGCCAAAACACTGAATCTCTATCTTAAAACTTTGGAACAAAAAGTTTACGATTTCCACTACCTGATGCTGAAAGAAGAAAACTTTGTAACTGCAGAGAGTTTAAAATCTAAACTGCTTGGAACCGATATTGAGCAAAGAATGCTCATTCCCATCTTTCAGGAGCATAATGACAAAGTGGAAGCCCTAGTCGGTCAGGATTTTGCCCCGGGAACATTGGAGCGTTACAAAACGTCTTTAAAGCATACGCAGGAATTCATTAACTGGAAATACAAAGTTTCTGATATTGATATCAAGCAAATCGATCATGGTTTTATCAGCGATTATGATTTCTGGCTGCGCAGTGTCCGTAAATGCGGAAACAATACTGCTGTGAAGTATCTCAAGAATTTCAAAAAGATCATCCGTTTGTGTATGGCGCATGGCTGGATCACCAAAGATCCTTTTCTGGGCTACAAAGCAAAGATTAAAGCTGTAGAGCGTCCTTACCTTACCAAAGAAGAGATCCAGATGATCTATGAAAAGGAATTTACATCAGATCGATTGAACCAGGTTCGGGATATTTTTCTTTTCAGTTGCTATACCGGCCTGGCCTATGTGGATGTCAAGCATTTATCAAAATCAAACATAAACGTCGGCATTGATGGTGATCAATGGATTTTTACCCATCGTCAAAAGACCGATACCTCAACCAGAGTTCCGCTATTACCTTTGGCTCAGGAGCTGGTTTTAAAGTATGAGAACCATCAGCAATGCGGCAATTCAGATGTTTTGTTTCCTGTTCTAAGCAATCAAAAAATGAATTCGTATCTGAAAGAGATTGCGAGCGTCTGTGGAATCAATAAAGATTTGACTTTCCATATCGCGAGGCATACATTTGCTACTACTGTTACTTTGTCCAATGGTGTTCCGATTGAAAGTGTGAGTAAGATGCTTGGGCATACGAATATTAAAACTACTCAGCATTATGCGAAGATTTTGGATAAGAAAGTGAGTGATGATATGGTTGCTTTAAAGGATTTATTTAACAGTGGCTTAAACAACAAATAA